The Sporichthyaceae bacterium DNA segment GCAGTGAGTGACCTCGCCGCGGCCGAACCTCCCCCCGCAACGCTGCGGCCGTTGACGGCAGCCCCCCGCTTGGTGTCGGTACACACCGCGCGCCAGCCCGAGCGGACCCGGTCCGCCCGCATTCCGCGCATCGTCGTGCTGTTCTCCGTCGCGGTCTTCGTCTACCTCAGCGACGTGCTCACCAAATTTCTCGCGGTGGCCCTGCTCACCGAGGACGACCCGGTCCGGATCCGGCACACCAGGATCACCCTGCGGTTGATCCGCAACCCCGGCGCCGCGTTCGGTCTGGGCGTGGGCGCCACGGTGCTGTTCACACTCATCACCGCGGTGGTCATCGGGGCCGTGTTGCGTACTGCGCGGCGGTTGGACAGCCTGCGCTGGGCAGTGGCCCTGGGGCTCCTGCTGGGCGGTTCGCTGGGCAACCTCAGCGACCGGCTGTCCCGCGCGCCGGGCCCGCTGCGCGGGCACGTGGTGGACTTCGTGGACATCCCGGGCTGGCCGATCTTCAACCTGGCCGACGCCTACATCTGCCTTGCGGGGCTGCTGATCGTCCTGCTGGCGCTGCGCAACGTCCCGATCTCGGGTCGCCACCGCCGCCGCTGAGTGATTAGCCTCCCTGGCGTGGCC contains these protein-coding regions:
- the lspA gene encoding signal peptidase II, translated to MTAAPRLVSVHTARQPERTRSARIPRIVVLFSVAVFVYLSDVLTKFLAVALLTEDDPVRIRHTRITLRLIRNPGAAFGLGVGATVLFTLITAVVIGAVLRTARRLDSLRWAVALGLLLGGSLGNLSDRLSRAPGPLRGHVVDFVDIPGWPIFNLADAYICLAGLLIVLLALRNVPISGRHRRR